CGCCGGGCCCCGCATAATCTTTATGTTAACCTTTCTACTCTGGGAGCTGAGTCCCAGTCGCAAGAGGTGCTTATCAGGCCGGCCTTTTTAGGCAGGGAGGGCGCTGCCGTATCAGAGGTAGTATTGGAATATAGCTCAAACTACCGGGTTAGCTACAGGTACCTTCCGGACAGGGGCTCCTATCAGCGCCTTGTTAACGGGCAAATACACCGGGATGCAACCGGTGCAGCTATCTTTGCCCGCAACATTATTGTTCAGTACGCGCCCCATGGCACTGATTTATTTCTTCGCCCCACCCCGGAACTGCTTGGCGAAGGGCCGATTGCTTTTTATGCTCAGGGAGAACACTTCCAGGGGACATGGAAGAAAGAAAACGCCGCTTCCCCAACCCGGTTCTTCTTCAAAGACGGGCAGGAAATAGAGCGGGTTAATGGACAGACCTGGATTCAAATCATGCGGCAGCGCTCAACAGGAGGCGGTTCTTAACCCAGGTGCGTGTTAAGAAAAAACAGGCAGGGTCCGCTTCCGCTTGTGAGGATATGCAATAATATAACCAGATCGAACAGGAGATGATTTTATGTTGGAAAAGGTACAGGTGCTGCAGAGAATTTCGCAATCGGGTATTGTGGCGGTGGTCCGGGCTGAAACTTCCCAAATGGCTTTGGATATAGCTGAAGCGGTCCGGCTGGGCGGTGTGGAGGCCATTGAGATCACATTTACCGTGCCGGGAGCCGTGGAGGTGTTGAAAGACCTGGCTGCCAAATACAAAAAAGGAGAGATCCTCCTTGGCGCCGGGACTGTCATTGATGCTCCCACAGCGCGCCTGGCCCTGTTAGCGGGGGCCCAGTTTGTGGTTTGCCCAAACCTGGACCCGGAAGTGATCCGCCTTTGCAACAAGTACGGTAAAGTGTGCGTCCCTGGTGCTGTGACCGTTACTGAAATGGTTAACGCCATGGAACTGGGGGCCGATGTAGTGAAATTGTTCCCAGCCACCTCTTTTGGACCCAAATTTATTAAAGATGTGCGGGGTCCCCTGCCCCATGTGGCTATTCTGCCTACCGGCGGCATCAACCTGGACAATGCCGGCGAATGGATTTCCGCCGGCGCGGTCGCCATTGGCGTCGGCGGGGAACTTACCGCCGGAGCCAAGAAGGGTGACTATGCTCTGGTGACGGAAACAGCTAAGAAATTCGTTGCCAAGGTAGCCAGCAGCAGGTAGCAAGTCGGGGACACGGTTCTTGACTTGCAACGACTTGCCAAAGAACCGTCCTCTATGCAAGCCGGGGGCGGTTCTTGGTTTGCTACGACTGGCCAACATTTGTACTATTTTTCATTTTCTGCTTGGCTAATTTTTT
This sequence is a window from Syntrophomonadaceae bacterium. Protein-coding genes within it:
- a CDS encoding bifunctional 2-keto-4-hydroxyglutarate aldolase/2-keto-3-deoxy-6-phosphogluconate aldolase gives rise to the protein MLEKVQVLQRISQSGIVAVVRAETSQMALDIAEAVRLGGVEAIEITFTVPGAVEVLKDLAAKYKKGEILLGAGTVIDAPTARLALLAGAQFVVCPNLDPEVIRLCNKYGKVCVPGAVTVTEMVNAMELGADVVKLFPATSFGPKFIKDVRGPLPHVAILPTGGINLDNAGEWISAGAVAIGVGGELTAGAKKGDYALVTETAKKFVAKVASSR